In the genome of Hymenobacter cellulosivorans, one region contains:
- a CDS encoding UDP-2,3-diacylglucosamine diphosphatase — protein MREPRPRRRKLDVVVVSDVHLGTYGCHATELLRYLKSVKPKVLVLNGDIVDIWQFSKNYWPASHMRVVRYLAGLAAKGTHIHYLTGNHDELLRKFAGTRLGNLRIDNKLVLELPAGKAWFFHGDVFDVTMQHSRWLAKLGAHGYDFLIVLNRVVNFLLHKLGRPRVALSKAVKDRVKGAVNLVSNFEQTAAGIAGEGGYQFVVCGHIHQPEIKELPTSRGPVTYLNSGDWVENLTALEYAADTGWQLYRYAADAAMQQPAAPADAHDQAADAPVAELLSDLLVEFQLHRRPE, from the coding sequence ATGCGTGAGCCCCGGCCCCGGCGGCGCAAGCTCGACGTGGTGGTCGTTTCCGACGTGCACCTGGGCACCTACGGCTGCCACGCCACTGAGCTGCTGCGCTACCTCAAAAGCGTGAAGCCCAAGGTGCTGGTGCTCAACGGTGACATCGTCGACATCTGGCAGTTCAGCAAAAACTACTGGCCCGCGTCCCACATGCGGGTGGTGCGCTACCTGGCCGGGCTGGCCGCCAAAGGCACCCATATTCACTACCTGACCGGCAACCACGACGAGTTGCTGCGCAAGTTTGCCGGCACCCGTCTGGGCAATCTGCGCATTGATAATAAGCTGGTGCTGGAGCTGCCGGCGGGCAAGGCCTGGTTTTTTCACGGCGACGTATTCGACGTGACCATGCAGCACTCGCGCTGGCTGGCCAAGCTTGGCGCCCACGGCTACGACTTTCTGATTGTGCTCAACCGGGTGGTCAATTTTCTGCTGCACAAGCTTGGTCGGCCGCGGGTAGCCTTGTCGAAGGCGGTGAAAGACCGGGTGAAGGGCGCGGTGAACCTGGTCAGTAACTTCGAGCAGACGGCCGCGGGCATTGCCGGGGAGGGCGGCTACCAGTTCGTGGTCTGCGGGCATATTCACCAGCCGGAAATAAAGGAGCTGCCCACGTCCCGCGGACCCGTAACCTACCTGAACTCGGGCGACTGGGTCGAAAACCTAACGGCCCTGGAGTACGCAGCTGATACCGGGTGGCAGCTCTACCGCTACGCCGCCGATGCGGCCATGCAGCAGCCTGCCGCCCCAGCCGACGCCCACGACCAAGCCGCCGACGCGCCCGTGGCCGAGCTGCTCAGCGACTTACTGGTGGAGTTTCAACTGCACCGCCGCCCCGAATGA
- a CDS encoding GH1 family beta-glucosidase has protein sequence MPERDAALPAAFFPSTTPVQFSRADFGPDFRWGVSAAAYQTEGAWNLDGKGPSIWDEFVRRPGKIRRRETANVACDFYHRWPQDVDLLQELGIPDFRFSVAWSRVQPQGTGPVNAAGLDFYERLVDGCLERGITPWLTLYHWDLPAELQRRGGWAHRDVVGWFTDYAQHVAARLGDRVTNWMVLNEPMVFVGAGQLLGLHAPGRRSLGGFLASVHHATLAQAEGGRALRAALPAGAQIGTTFSCSYLTPWRPESGRDARALRRADALLNRLFVEPALGLGYPSADLPVLRWLDRYIRPGDEARLPFAFDFLGVQNYTREVVRFSPYVPLAWATLVGAKLRGVPYTQMGWEVYPESLYHMLRQFAAYPNAPRLIVTENGAAFPDPTPQLGCLADPERQAFLQACIGQVLRAKREGIAVDGYFAWSFTDNFEWAEGYEPRFGLVSVDFESQQRTVKDSGRWYQQFLAGKAAAGAV, from the coding sequence ATGCCTGAACGTGACGCGGCCCTGCCCGCCGCCTTTTTTCCGTCGACCACGCCCGTCCAGTTTTCCCGCGCCGACTTTGGCCCCGACTTCCGCTGGGGCGTGTCGGCGGCGGCTTACCAAACCGAAGGGGCCTGGAACCTGGACGGGAAAGGGCCCAGTATCTGGGACGAGTTTGTGCGCCGGCCCGGCAAAATTCGCCGCCGCGAAACGGCCAATGTGGCCTGCGACTTCTACCACCGCTGGCCCCAGGACGTAGACCTGTTGCAGGAGCTGGGAATTCCCGATTTCCGCTTTTCCGTGGCCTGGTCGCGGGTGCAGCCCCAGGGAACCGGCCCGGTCAATGCCGCCGGCCTCGATTTCTACGAGCGGCTGGTGGATGGCTGCCTGGAGCGGGGAATTACGCCCTGGCTCACGCTCTACCACTGGGATTTGCCGGCCGAGCTGCAGCGTCGTGGGGGCTGGGCTCACCGCGACGTGGTGGGCTGGTTCACCGACTACGCCCAGCACGTGGCGGCCCGCCTCGGCGACCGGGTCACGAACTGGATGGTGCTCAATGAGCCTATGGTGTTCGTCGGGGCGGGGCAGTTGCTGGGGCTGCACGCGCCGGGGCGGCGTAGTTTGGGCGGGTTTCTGGCTTCGGTGCACCACGCAACCCTGGCCCAGGCCGAAGGCGGCCGGGCCTTGCGCGCCGCGTTGCCGGCCGGGGCCCAGATTGGTACTACCTTTTCCTGTTCGTATCTGACGCCCTGGCGGCCGGAGTCGGGGCGGGACGCGCGGGCCCTGCGCCGCGCCGACGCGCTGTTGAACCGCCTGTTCGTAGAGCCGGCCCTGGGCCTGGGCTACCCCAGCGCCGACTTGCCCGTGCTCCGCTGGCTGGACCGCTACATCCGCCCCGGCGACGAGGCCCGGCTGCCCTTCGCCTTCGACTTTCTGGGCGTGCAGAACTACACCCGGGAGGTTGTGCGCTTTTCGCCCTACGTGCCCCTGGCCTGGGCCACGCTGGTAGGCGCCAAGCTGCGGGGCGTGCCTTATACCCAAATGGGGTGGGAGGTGTATCCTGAAAGCCTTTACCACATGCTCCGGCAGTTTGCCGCTTATCCTAATGCTCCCCGGCTGATTGTTACCGAAAACGGCGCGGCCTTTCCCGACCCGACCCCGCAACTAGGTTGCCTGGCTGACCCCGAGCGGCAGGCGTTTCTGCAGGCCTGCATCGGGCAGGTGTTGCGGGCCAAGCGCGAAGGAATAGCTGTGGACGGGTATTTTGCCTGGTCCTTTACCGATAATTTCGAGTGGGCCGAAGGCTACGAGCCCCGCTTCGGCCTGGTCAGCGTCGACTTCGAAAGCCAGCAGCGCACCGTCAAGGATTCGGGCCGCTGGTACCAGCAGTTTCTGGCCGGGAAGGCAGCAGCAGGAGCAGTATAA
- a CDS encoding GNAT family N-acetyltransferase, translated as MKSPLSLLATPAPVVPLLETPDLLLRGPRLSDLPDAAAMHTDPDFYRFLGNKPQSQEDVWRRLLGQLGHWAMLGYGSWAIEEKATGRYIGTVGFFDFQRDLTPSISGAPEAGWVLTPSVHGRGFASQALQAAFGWAEAHLAADRITCIIDPDNVASLRLADKFGFREFARTTYHDAPIVLLERRR; from the coding sequence ATGAAGTCTCCCCTAAGCCTGCTGGCAACCCCGGCCCCCGTAGTCCCGCTGCTCGAAACGCCCGACTTGCTCCTGCGCGGCCCTCGCCTCAGCGACTTACCCGACGCCGCGGCCATGCATACCGACCCGGATTTTTATCGTTTCCTGGGCAATAAGCCCCAGTCTCAGGAAGACGTGTGGCGCCGCCTGCTGGGCCAGCTTGGGCACTGGGCCATGCTTGGCTATGGCTCCTGGGCTATTGAGGAAAAAGCTACCGGCCGCTACATCGGCACCGTCGGCTTCTTCGATTTTCAGCGCGACCTAACTCCTTCCATCAGCGGCGCGCCAGAAGCCGGCTGGGTGCTAACGCCGAGCGTGCACGGCCGCGGCTTTGCCAGCCAGGCTCTGCAGGCGGCCTTTGGCTGGGCAGAGGCGCATCTGGCCGCCGACCGTATCACCTGCATCATCGACCCCGACAACGTGGCCTCTTTGCGGCTGGCCGATAAGTTTGGCTTCCGGGAATTTGCCCGCACTACCTACCACGACGCCCCTATTGTGCTGCTGGAACGGCGCCGCTAG
- a CDS encoding choice-of-anchor I family protein yields the protein MPSKLYALGATALSLLALSRPAAQAQTLRQGFEASAADTWTFTPTPATYSFPSLTDTWAAVPSIGTTSGTASVQALPAAGATLWGMQDLQNPATNDVLIWHYLDFAPVQLQTGTGAANTVSFKYFTNAFDGPDSLAYVVQYDNGTTWPATKTYVQLSKDTRSYQTVTVSIPAGSTHVRLRLAAKQNGNDDWAAWDEVELTRSAVAITPTIRLAASSAVVNENAGTITLPVSIQNPGTTASTVEVALQPGLGTATVGTDFTYASPRTLTFPAGSTADQSLVIPLTDDALAEGAEYFSLKLQNPTNATLAAGASEFLVYIKDNDGVAPTQTKGFTLRHLGSYQNGASGTNSAEIVAHDPTTQRLYVANSVGGKLDILSLAGNGALTPVSSVNILPYGNINSVAVRNGVVACAVENTNPQQNGSVVFFDQNGTFLKQVAVGALPDMITFSPDGRLLLTANEGEPKSDYSTDPEGSVSVIDFSGGVAGLTQASVTTVGFTNYNGQAAQLRADGIRLYGGTATTPSTVAQDLEPEYVAVSADSRTAYITLQENNALATLDLTTKQFTSVRALGYQDHSQPGFALDASDQTPDVLLANWPIRGMRQPDALATFEVAGQRYLLTANEGDAREYSALTEAVRLGDAAYPLDATAFPQAALLKNTQALGRLNVTNKLGDTDGDGDFDQIYAFGGRSFSILNATTGALVHDSGDFLERLTSTDATFGSIFNASNSTGVPVRKNRSDDKGPEPEGVTTAVLRDTVYAFVSLERIGGVAVFNVNDPAQPRLVEYINNRSTTAGTGDQGPEGIVFVSAANSPTRQPLVILANEVSSTVAVYGVQLRGIVTATTPAQAAAQPLLVYPNPTTGGVVQFSRPVTGTLSDVLGRPVRELRQASQVETKGLTPGLYVVRAQDGATTKLVLR from the coding sequence ATGCCATCAAAACTCTACGCTCTGGGCGCTACCGCGCTAAGCTTACTTGCCCTTTCGCGGCCCGCGGCCCAGGCCCAAACCCTGCGCCAGGGGTTCGAAGCCAGTGCCGCCGACACCTGGACTTTCACCCCAACCCCGGCCACCTACAGCTTCCCCAGCCTGACCGATACCTGGGCCGCCGTACCCAGCATCGGCACAACCAGTGGCACGGCTAGCGTGCAGGCCCTGCCCGCCGCCGGGGCTACGCTCTGGGGCATGCAGGACTTGCAAAATCCGGCCACCAACGACGTGCTGATTTGGCACTACCTGGATTTTGCTCCGGTGCAGCTGCAAACCGGAACGGGCGCGGCAAATACAGTCAGCTTTAAATACTTCACCAACGCCTTCGACGGCCCGGATTCCCTGGCCTACGTGGTGCAGTACGACAACGGCACGACCTGGCCGGCCACCAAAACCTACGTGCAGCTCAGCAAGGACACCCGGTCCTACCAAACCGTAACCGTATCTATTCCGGCCGGTAGCACCCACGTGCGCCTGCGCCTGGCCGCCAAGCAGAACGGCAACGACGACTGGGCCGCCTGGGATGAGGTAGAACTGACCCGCTCAGCCGTGGCCATCACGCCCACCATCCGCCTGGCTGCCAGCTCAGCCGTGGTCAACGAAAACGCCGGCACTATTACCCTTCCGGTCAGCATTCAGAACCCCGGCACGACGGCTAGCACTGTAGAAGTGGCCCTGCAGCCCGGCCTGGGCACTGCCACGGTTGGTACCGATTTTACCTATGCTAGCCCCCGCACCCTCACGTTTCCGGCCGGCAGCACCGCCGACCAAAGCCTGGTGATTCCGCTGACCGATGATGCCCTGGCTGAGGGAGCAGAGTATTTCAGTTTGAAGCTGCAAAACCCCACCAATGCCACGCTGGCCGCCGGGGCCAGTGAGTTCCTGGTCTATATCAAGGACAATGACGGGGTGGCTCCAACCCAGACCAAGGGCTTTACGCTGCGTCACCTGGGCAGCTACCAGAATGGCGCTTCCGGTACCAACTCGGCCGAAATCGTGGCCCACGACCCTACTACCCAGCGCCTGTACGTGGCCAACTCGGTAGGGGGCAAGCTCGACATTCTGAGTCTGGCCGGCAACGGAGCACTTACGCCGGTTTCGTCAGTAAACATTCTGCCTTATGGCAACATCAACTCCGTGGCCGTGCGCAATGGTGTGGTGGCCTGTGCCGTCGAAAACACCAACCCGCAGCAAAACGGCAGTGTGGTATTCTTCGACCAGAACGGCACGTTTCTCAAGCAGGTAGCAGTAGGGGCCCTGCCCGACATGATTACCTTCTCGCCCGACGGCCGTCTGCTGCTGACGGCCAACGAAGGCGAGCCAAAGTCGGACTACAGCACTGATCCGGAAGGCTCGGTTTCGGTTATCGACTTCAGCGGGGGAGTGGCCGGCCTAACCCAGGCCAGCGTGACGACGGTAGGCTTTACCAACTATAACGGCCAGGCTGCCCAGCTCCGCGCCGACGGCATCCGCCTCTACGGCGGCACGGCTACTACGCCCAGCACCGTGGCCCAGGACCTGGAGCCCGAATACGTAGCCGTATCGGCCGACTCGCGCACGGCCTATATTACGCTGCAGGAAAATAACGCCCTGGCCACGCTCGACCTGACGACCAAGCAATTCACCAGCGTACGGGCCCTGGGCTACCAGGACCACAGCCAGCCCGGCTTTGCCCTCGATGCTTCCGACCAGACGCCCGACGTGCTGCTGGCCAACTGGCCCATCCGCGGCATGCGCCAGCCCGACGCCCTGGCCACGTTTGAAGTAGCTGGTCAGCGCTACCTGCTCACGGCCAACGAAGGCGACGCCCGCGAATACTCGGCCCTGACCGAAGCCGTGCGCCTTGGCGACGCGGCCTACCCGCTCGATGCTACGGCCTTTCCTCAGGCGGCCCTGCTCAAGAACACCCAGGCGTTGGGCCGCCTGAACGTAACCAACAAGCTCGGCGACACCGACGGAGACGGCGACTTCGACCAGATTTACGCCTTCGGGGGCCGCTCCTTTAGCATTCTGAATGCCACCACCGGCGCCCTGGTCCACGATAGTGGCGACTTTCTGGAACGCCTCACCAGCACCGATGCCACCTTTGGCAGCATTTTCAACGCCAGCAACAGCACGGGCGTACCTGTCCGGAAAAACCGCTCCGACGACAAAGGCCCCGAGCCGGAAGGCGTCACCACGGCCGTCCTGCGCGACACGGTGTATGCCTTTGTGTCCCTGGAGCGCATCGGCGGCGTGGCCGTATTCAACGTAAACGACCCGGCCCAGCCGCGGCTGGTAGAGTACATCAACAACCGCAGCACCACCGCCGGCACCGGCGACCAGGGCCCCGAGGGCATCGTATTCGTTTCGGCCGCCAACAGCCCGACCCGGCAGCCGCTGGTGATTCTGGCCAATGAGGTCAGCAGCACGGTGGCCGTGTACGGGGTACAGCTGCGTGGCATCGTTACGGCCACTACGCCGGCCCAGGCCGCGGCCCAGCCATTGCTGGTCTACCCCAACCCGACGACGGGTGGTGTGGTGCAGTTCAGCCGCCCCGTCACCGGCACGCTCTCCGACGTACTCGGGCGGCCAGTGCGGGAGCTGCGGCAGGCCTCGCAGGTCGAAACCAAGGGGCTCACGCCCGGCCTGTACGTGGTGCGGGCCCAGGATGGAGCCACCACCAAGCTGGTGCTACGCTAA
- a CDS encoding glycosyltransferase family protein has translation MPRILYAIQGTGNGHLSRALDIVPLLQQRASRVDVLLSGPPADIVLPFPVRYRCHGMGFIFGKKGGVNFVKTFWQLNSAAFLREIRQLPVENYDLVISDFEPVSAWACQLRRVPCVALSHQSAVLSEYAPRPEKEDLIGRAVLRHYAPATAHYGFHFDQYEPGIHTPVIRRQVRELAPRNDGHYTVYLPAFDEETLVRRLRYLSGATRWEVFSKHSTQESEHGNVRVRPVSGAAFTDSLARSAGVLCGAGFETPAEALYLGKKLLVIPMKHQYEQACNAAALARLGVPVVKSLKDKHLVALDDWLRSGRPVPVQYPDQTEAVLDKLLLEQLPVLVR, from the coding sequence ATGCCCCGAATTCTCTATGCCATCCAAGGGACCGGCAACGGCCACCTGAGCCGCGCCCTCGATATCGTGCCCCTGCTCCAGCAGCGGGCCAGCCGCGTGGATGTGCTGCTCAGCGGCCCGCCAGCCGATATTGTCCTGCCTTTTCCGGTGCGCTACCGCTGTCACGGCATGGGCTTTATCTTCGGCAAGAAAGGCGGGGTCAACTTCGTCAAAACCTTCTGGCAGCTTAATTCGGCCGCTTTTCTGCGCGAAATTCGCCAACTGCCGGTGGAAAACTACGATTTGGTTATCAGTGACTTTGAGCCCGTGTCGGCCTGGGCTTGCCAGCTGCGGCGGGTGCCCTGCGTGGCACTGAGCCACCAAAGTGCCGTGCTGAGCGAATATGCTCCACGCCCCGAGAAGGAAGACCTCATCGGCCGGGCTGTGCTGCGGCATTACGCCCCGGCCACGGCCCACTACGGCTTTCACTTCGACCAGTACGAGCCCGGCATTCACACCCCCGTTATCCGGCGGCAGGTGCGGGAGCTGGCCCCGCGCAACGACGGCCACTACACAGTGTACTTGCCCGCCTTCGATGAGGAAACCCTGGTGCGGCGCCTGCGCTACCTGAGCGGGGCCACGCGCTGGGAAGTGTTTTCCAAGCACAGCACCCAGGAGTCGGAGCACGGCAACGTGCGGGTGCGGCCCGTGAGCGGCGCGGCCTTCACCGACAGCCTGGCCCGTAGCGCCGGGGTGCTCTGCGGGGCGGGGTTTGAAACGCCGGCTGAGGCCCTGTACTTGGGCAAAAAGCTGCTGGTCATTCCCATGAAGCACCAGTACGAGCAGGCCTGCAACGCGGCGGCCCTGGCCCGGTTGGGCGTGCCGGTCGTCAAGAGCCTTAAGGACAAGCACCTGGTGGCCCTCGACGACTGGCTGCGCTCCGGCCGCCCCGTGCCGGTGCAGTATCCCGACCAAACCGAGGCCGTGCTCGACAAGCTCCTGCTGGAGCAGTTGCCGGTGCTGGTCCGCTAA
- a CDS encoding L,D-transpeptidase family protein produces the protein MKQVNHPAFLTVLLFWLISLSMMCTACSQDQKDKIKSAVTGGPTIAGGAQPTLDSTFVIRYMTAEPAFKDQLEWGKKFYRERDYRLGWFRNHELVPQAKTLLSVINKAADEGLDPRDYKVKDFDKLFAEFEKSKSDSTKRNTLEKEIDVALSGTYFNWASDFYRGTVNPREVKSIDWKVKRNKIKLHKALMTILKERESTYPYYEFEPLHPEYDRLKKALADYRTVQRNGGWPTLPATTKIKPGDASPAVALLRKRLLGGTAAAEPAAPATPAANATPVQSTGNVTPAAAPAEKYTGELVNAVKQFQEFNGLKADGIVSGETLKALNIPISARIDQIILNMERWRWIPKKFEPSYLLVNIPDYKLHVIENNKEVFDMRVIVGKTLNATPVFSDKMEYVVLSPYWNVPWSIIEKELKPKLINNPSYLDRLDMEVVKGYGKKAVAVDPGSIDWSSIRQETFKYTVRRRPGPKNDLGEVKFIFPNSNDIYLHDTPHDELFSQTKRGFSHGCVRVAEPLKLAEYLLRDKPGWDLQTIQDTIANRKEKYVSLKEKLPVYLVYFTAWVDEAGNLHFRDDIYNHDKALAREYFD, from the coding sequence ATGAAGCAAGTAAATCATCCGGCTTTTCTTACCGTCCTCCTGTTCTGGCTGATCAGCCTGAGCATGATGTGCACGGCATGCAGCCAGGATCAGAAAGATAAAATTAAGAGCGCCGTAACCGGCGGCCCTACCATCGCCGGTGGAGCCCAGCCCACGCTCGACAGCACCTTCGTCATCCGCTACATGACGGCTGAACCCGCCTTCAAAGATCAGCTGGAATGGGGCAAAAAGTTTTACCGGGAGCGGGACTACCGCCTCGGTTGGTTTCGCAACCACGAACTGGTACCCCAGGCCAAAACCCTGCTCAGCGTTATCAATAAGGCTGCCGACGAAGGCCTCGACCCCCGCGACTACAAGGTGAAGGACTTCGACAAGCTCTTCGCCGAGTTTGAAAAGTCTAAGTCGGACTCGACCAAGCGCAATACCTTGGAAAAGGAGATAGATGTCGCGTTATCAGGTACTTACTTTAACTGGGCTTCCGATTTTTATCGGGGAACAGTAAATCCGCGCGAGGTAAAAAGCATTGATTGGAAGGTCAAGCGCAACAAGATAAAGTTGCACAAGGCTTTGATGACTATCCTCAAGGAGCGCGAGAGTACCTACCCATACTACGAGTTTGAGCCCCTGCACCCCGAATACGACCGGCTCAAGAAAGCCCTGGCCGACTACCGCACGGTGCAGCGCAATGGTGGCTGGCCTACCTTGCCCGCTACCACCAAGATCAAGCCGGGTGATGCATCGCCGGCGGTAGCGCTGTTGCGTAAGCGCTTGCTGGGTGGCACCGCTGCGGCGGAACCTGCGGCCCCGGCTACTCCGGCGGCGAATGCAACGCCGGTGCAAAGTACGGGCAACGTAACTCCCGCAGCGGCCCCCGCCGAGAAGTACACTGGCGAACTGGTCAATGCGGTGAAGCAGTTTCAGGAATTCAACGGCCTGAAAGCAGATGGCATCGTGAGCGGCGAAACGCTCAAAGCCCTGAACATTCCTATCTCGGCTCGTATCGATCAGATCATTCTGAATATGGAGCGCTGGCGCTGGATTCCGAAGAAGTTTGAGCCCAGCTACCTGCTGGTCAATATTCCGGATTACAAGCTGCACGTCATCGAAAATAACAAGGAAGTTTTCGATATGCGCGTCATCGTGGGCAAGACCCTGAACGCTACGCCCGTGTTCAGCGACAAGATGGAATACGTAGTGTTGTCGCCCTACTGGAACGTGCCGTGGAGCATTATTGAGAAGGAGTTAAAGCCGAAGCTGATCAACAACCCCAGCTACCTGGACCGGCTCGATATGGAAGTGGTAAAAGGCTATGGCAAAAAAGCAGTAGCCGTTGACCCCGGCTCTATCGATTGGTCGAGCATCCGGCAGGAGACGTTCAAGTACACGGTCCGGCGCCGTCCTGGGCCCAAGAACGACCTGGGTGAGGTGAAGTTCATCTTCCCTAACTCGAACGATATCTACCTGCACGACACGCCCCACGACGAGCTATTTAGCCAGACCAAGCGGGGCTTCAGCCACGGTTGCGTACGAGTAGCGGAGCCGCTGAAACTAGCCGAGTACCTGTTGCGTGACAAGCCGGGCTGGGACTTGCAAACCATTCAGGATACCATTGCCAACCGCAAGGAGAAGTATGTTTCTTTGAAGGAAAAACTTCCCGTGTACCTGGTGTACTTCACGGCCTGGGTTGACGAGGCTGGAAACCTACACTTCCGCGACGACATTTATAACCACGACAAAGCTTTGGCACGGGAGTATTTCGACTAG
- a CDS encoding NUDIX domain-containing protein translates to MNITDRKILHDGFYKLTQLLVQDGDQQLKRERFEPGQAVGALVFDTQKQRYIFVRQFRVGAEAEVLEIPAGMLDKAGENPEDAMRREIQEELGYEVDQITFIRNFYSSPGGSAEQLWLYYAEVSRQTGAGGGVADENENIDVVYLSYDELVAEPWEDAKTLIAVQWAQLR, encoded by the coding sequence ATGAACATCACCGACCGCAAAATCCTTCACGACGGATTCTACAAACTTACGCAATTGCTGGTGCAGGACGGCGACCAGCAGCTCAAGCGGGAGCGTTTTGAGCCTGGGCAAGCCGTCGGAGCCCTGGTTTTCGACACCCAAAAGCAGCGTTACATCTTTGTCCGACAGTTTCGCGTCGGGGCCGAAGCAGAGGTGCTGGAGATTCCGGCCGGCATGCTCGATAAGGCAGGTGAGAACCCAGAAGACGCCATGCGGCGCGAAATTCAGGAAGAGCTTGGCTACGAAGTCGACCAGATAACCTTTATCCGCAACTTCTACTCTTCGCCCGGTGGCAGCGCCGAGCAGCTCTGGCTTTACTACGCCGAAGTGAGCCGGCAGACTGGCGCGGGTGGGGGCGTAGCCGACGAAAACGAGAATATCGACGTCGTTTACCTGAGCTACGACGAGCTCGTGGCCGAACCCTGGGAGGACGCCAAAACCCTGATTGCCGTGCAGTGGGCGCAGCTCCGGTAA
- a CDS encoding DEAD/DEAH box helicase → MTFDELNLIPPILRALHEEGYTTPTPIQQQAIPHVLDGRDLLGVAQTGTGKTAAFTVPILQILSQTAKLQNQSHSRIRCMVLTPTRELAIQIGESFAAYGRHLPLRHTVIFGGVGQLPQTNALKRGVEVLIATPGRLLDLMNQGFVDLRHIEVFVLDEADRMLDMGFINDIKRILPKLPTSRQTLFFSATMPGAIQELAGSILKPNPVKVAVTPVSSTADTITQSVYMVPKNDKPELLEHILKDKNIKRVLVFTRTKHGADKVVKTLAKANIPAEAIHGNKSQNHRQRALSNFKAGSTRVLVATDIAARGIDVDELTHVINYEIPNEPETYVHRIGRTGRAGADGVALSFCDEEERAYLQDIQKLIRRQIPVVSDHPFFSVFVVPVPLTGGPAIQRPKGPAGRAPRPGRGGEARPPRAAGSGQASGRSGGGTSSGRGESRPAASGGGRSSSANANRPAGERTPGSGSGGGQRRRFRGGNGGGSR, encoded by the coding sequence ATGACGTTCGACGAACTCAATCTAATTCCGCCTATCCTGCGTGCCTTGCACGAGGAAGGCTACACCACCCCCACGCCCATTCAGCAGCAAGCCATTCCGCACGTGCTCGACGGGCGCGACCTGCTGGGCGTGGCCCAAACCGGCACCGGCAAAACCGCGGCCTTTACCGTTCCCATTCTGCAGATTCTGAGCCAGACGGCCAAGCTGCAAAACCAGTCGCACTCCCGCATCCGCTGCATGGTCCTGACTCCTACCCGGGAGCTGGCCATCCAGATCGGGGAAAGCTTTGCCGCCTACGGCCGCCACTTACCCTTGCGCCACACCGTTATTTTCGGCGGCGTGGGCCAGTTGCCCCAAACCAATGCCCTCAAGCGCGGCGTGGAAGTGCTCATTGCCACGCCCGGCCGCCTGCTCGACCTGATGAACCAGGGCTTCGTGGATCTGCGCCACATCGAGGTATTTGTGCTTGATGAGGCCGACCGCATGCTCGACATGGGCTTTATCAACGACATCAAGCGGATTCTGCCCAAGCTGCCGACTTCCCGCCAGACGCTGTTTTTCTCGGCTACCATGCCCGGGGCCATCCAGGAGCTGGCCGGCTCCATTCTGAAGCCGAACCCGGTAAAAGTGGCCGTGACGCCCGTTTCGAGCACCGCCGACACGATTACCCAGTCGGTGTACATGGTGCCTAAAAACGACAAACCCGAGCTGCTGGAGCACATCCTCAAGGATAAGAACATTAAGCGCGTGCTCGTCTTTACCCGCACCAAGCACGGAGCCGATAAAGTCGTGAAAACGCTGGCCAAGGCCAACATTCCGGCCGAAGCTATTCACGGCAACAAGTCCCAGAACCACCGGCAGCGGGCCTTGTCGAACTTCAAAGCCGGCAGTACCCGCGTGCTGGTTGCCACCGACATTGCCGCCCGCGGCATTGACGTGGACGAACTGACGCACGTGATTAACTACGAAATCCCGAACGAGCCCGAAACCTACGTGCACCGCATTGGCCGCACCGGCCGGGCTGGTGCTGATGGCGTGGCCTTGTCCTTCTGCGACGAGGAAGAGCGGGCTTACTTGCAGGACATCCAGAAGCTGATTCGCCGTCAAATTCCGGTAGTTTCCGACCATCCGTTCTTCAGCGTGTTCGTGGTGCCCGTGCCGCTCACTGGCGGCCCGGCCATTCAGCGTCCCAAGGGCCCGGCGGGGCGGGCTCCCCGGCCCGGCCGTGGTGGTGAGGCCCGCCCGCCCCGCGCGGCGGGCTCTGGCCAGGCTTCGGGTCGCTCCGGCGGCGGCACTTCCTCCGGCCGGGGCGAGTCGCGGCCGGCTGCTTCGGGCGGGGGCCGCTCTTCTTCGGCTAATGCCAACCGCCCCGCCGGTGAGCGGACTCCCGGTAGCGGCAGTGGTGGGGGGCAGCGGCGGCGTTTCCGCGGCGGCAATGGCGGCGGAAGCCGGTAA